GGCCATGTCGCAGTCGCCGACCAGCAGCGCGTTCTTGGCCTGGTGGACGGCGACGAGGGTGGCCGAGCAGGCGGTGTCCACGACCATGCTGGGGCCGCGCAGGTCCAGGTGGTGCGACAGCCGGTTGGCCAGCATCACCGGGATGTTGCCGGTGATGGCCTGCTGCCCGACGGACGGGTCGACGCGGCTGATGTAGTCGAGGTAGGTGGAGCCGGGGTTGACCGCGAAGCCGACGAACACGCCCGTGCGGCTGCCGCGCAGCCGGTCGAGCGAGTAGCCCGCGTCCTCGAACGCGAGGTACATGGCGCGCAGCACCATGCGGTGGTGCGGGTCGGTGAGCGTGGCCTGGCGGGGGTTCATGCCGAACGCGGCGTGGTCGAAGTGGTCGACGACGTCGAGGAAGTAGCCGTTGTGGTAGTCGATGTCCGGCTCGTCGAGCGGGTCGATGCTGGTGGCGCGCTGGTAGCGGATGTACTCGGCGAGCTTCTCCGCGCGGTCGGGCGGGAACGGGCGGCTCATGCTGGTGCCGGTGCTGACGACCTGCCAGAAGGAGTCGAGGTCGGTGGCGCCGGGGACGTCCACCGAGAGGCCGACCACCGCGATGTCCTGGTTCATGGTGTTTCCCCTCAGTGGATCTTGTTGACGAGCGAGGTGAGCGTCTGGCCGTGGACCTCGTCGAAGCCGGTGACGCCGGCGGCGCGCAGGGTCTTGACGGCGGCCACCCACTCGACGGGCGCGGACAGCTGGCGCGCGAGCAGGTCGGGGCCGTCGAACAGGCCCCCGGTGACGCTGGAGACGACGGGCGTGGCCGCGGGCCTGAACGTGAAGTCGGCGAGCACGGTGCGGAACTCGGCCTCGGCGGGCGCCATCAGCGGGGTGTGGAACGGGCCGCTGACGTTGATGGGCACGACGCGCGAGCCGGGCAGGGCGGCGATGGCCTTGCCCGCGACGGCGAGTTCGGCGCGGTCGCCCGCGATGGTGGTCTGGGTGTCGGCGTTGAAGTTCGCGACGAACACCTTGGTCAGGCCGGTCTCGGCCAGGGCGCGGCGGACGAACGCGGCGGGCACGCCCTGCACGGCGGACATGCCGCCGCCGGTGATGCCCGACATCAGCTCGGCGCGCCGCCGGACCAGCCGCAGGCCGTCGGCGAGGTCGAGCACGCCCGCGGCGACGAGCGCGTTGTACTCGCCGAGGCTGTGCCCGGCGAGGAAGTCGGGGGCCGGGTGCCCGGCGGCGCGCTCGACGCCCAGCAGGGCGTTGACGAAGAACACCGCGGGCTGGGCGTAGCGGGTGTCGCGCAGCCGGCGCTCCGGGTCGCGGAGGCACAGCTCCTCGATGGAGTACCCGAGGACGTCGTCGGCGAGGGCGGTGGCCTCGGGGTGGCGGGAGAACAGCTCCGCGCCCATCCCCTTGCGCTGCACGCCCTGGCCCGGGAAGAGAAGGCACTGCACGGCGGTTCTCCTATCCTGCTCGGCGGGGTTGTCGGACCGGTTCGAAGCGCACCCGCGCGTGCAGGGACTCGCGGGTGAAGCGGCGCGCGCCGGCGCCGGGACCGCAGTCGAGGACCCGGGTCGCGCCGGCGTCGGCCACGGCGTGGTTCACGGCGCGCGGCCAGTCGATGGGGTGGACGAAGACCTGCCTGAGGTACTCGTCCACGAGGTCGTCGGTGTGCTGGAGGTTGCGGGGCCCGTCGGTGGCGTACACCGGGACGGCCAGCCGGTCGGGGGTGGGCCACGGGCCGGTGAAGTCGGCGTCGGCGCGGACGCGGTCGACCACCGGTTCGAGCGCGGGGGTGTGGAACGGGATGGTGTTGGGCAGGAACGCCCAGTTCACGCCGGGGCGGTCGAACGCGGGGTGCCGGCGCAGGGCCAGCAGCGCGGCGGTGGGGCCGCCGAGGACGTGCGTGGTGGGCGCGTTGACCAGGCCGAGCGTGACCGGTGTGCCGGTCAGGAGGTCCCGCAGCTCGTCGTGCGCCAGGCCGGTGACGGACGCCATGGGGCCGGGTGCGGCGCCCCTGCTCCCCCGCCCGTCCGCCTGGTGGGCGGCGTGGTCGGGGCCGGGTGCGGGGTCGGGCGCGATCTGGTGCGCGCGGACCAGGCTGACCAGGACGAGCTTGACCGAGGCGGTGACCAGGGCCAGGAACTCGTCGAGCCGGGCGGGGCGCAGGCCCGCGACGACGGCCGCCTGGAGGCCGATGCTGTGGCCGAGCGCGGCGACGACGCCGTCGCCGGGTCCCCACGCGGTCGGCTGGAGGTGGCACAACTGGTGGACGTGGACGCACACCCCGGCGGCGGTGGAGTCCAGCGCGGGCGGCTCGACACCGTCGAGCCATTTTTCCAGGGGCAATCCGCCGGGCAGCGCAATCGGTCCGAGGTATTCGGCGGCGGCGTCCAGCGCCTGACCCACCGCGGCGAAGAACGCGGTGTTCTCGGGACGTGCGCGCAAGGTTCGCAGGGTTGTCGTCAAAGTGTCGTTGTTCCCACCGAGACCGTCGAACAGCAATAACGAGCGCATGACACCTCGACCCGTTTCGGGCAGCATGGGGCGGACCGGGTCCGACGCCGGTGCGCGGCACCGTGGACCTGGCCAGATGTGTTAATAGGACGTCAAGAGGGAATTGCTGGGAGGCAACGGCGGATAGGTCACCCCTATGGGACCCCAGTCGCCATTCGCCTTTTCGATGACGGGCCCGCAGCCCGCTCCCGATGTTCTCCTAGGTGGGTCGTCGTGTTTTCGAACGCGGCGTCACGCTAATGGCGGGCCGTGTTCGCGACAATTGTCCGGAGGGGCGTCGGGGACCGACCGGGAACCCCTGGGACGCTCCCCGGCGGAAGGGGAAGGTCCCTCACCTGCGCAATCGGGGCCCACCGGTACCGGCCCCGACCTCCCGCACCGCCGCCGGCCGGGTACGGGAGCACGTAGCAGGGCGTTCCCGAGGGGGTGCGCGCATGGGGACGCCGCCGGGGCGGTGCCCCGACGGCGTCCGGGTGTGCCGTCCGCCCTGGGGGTGGCCGACGGCACGTCTGTGGGTGGTGCGGGCTTCCAGGGTGCCAGGCACTCCGGGGGAGGTGTCGCCGACCCCCGGTGGCGACCTCGCCAGTCAAGCGGCGACGTGGCGCCGGCGCCAGGCAGAAGGACAGGCAGAACTGCCGGGGCGGGCGTGCACGTGCCGGAGCACGGGCCGTCCCGGGTGGCGGGCGCGCGGGCGGCGGCCTGCGGGTGCGGCCGACCGCGGGGCGCCGCGGCGGCCGTTCGGAGCCGGCTCGTCGGCCGATCGCCCCCCGGCCGGGCCGGACGGGGGCGGCCGACCGGGTGTCGAGCACCGTCGAACGCCCGTCGAATACCCGGTCCACTGTGGACCATATGCAGGATTGTCTACGTCACCCTACGGATGTCTCCGCATCAGTGCGGCCTCATCGTGGGGTGCACCGCACCGATGCCCGCACAACGACGTGTGGCACTCACCGGAAGGTGCACCCGCATGATCCACACAGCTCCCTCCGCACACGCGGACGAGGCGGGGAGCAGGGCCGAGACCATGGCCCGCTTCCTGCGCGACGTACCCGTCCCCTTCACCCGCGTGCTGTCCCTGTGGGTGGGCTACCGCCTGCGCCGCGACCCCCGACGACCCGACGCGCCGCACTACCTGACGCCGCGCCAGGCCCACCTGCTCGGTTTACCACCGGGCACGCGGGTGACCCGGCGTGAGGGCTACCTCGTCCCCAACCTCGGCGACAGCGTCCCCCGACTGGCCGCCATCACCGCGCTCGTGCACCAGCGTGCCCTCGACCTCGACGAGCCCCGCCGCGAGGAACTGGCCCGCGGCTACACCCCGCTCGGCGTGCTGCTCACCGAGGCGCGCCGGGCGACCCACTACGCCACGACGACCCGCCCGCCCGGGGACCCCGACCTCGACGACCCGCTGCCCGACCTGCCCGAGGACGTGCCCGCGCTGTGGTGCCAGGCCACGCTGCTCAGCGCGGGCAGACCCGTGGCACTGGTCCGCGAGACCGTCTACCGGGCGGCGTTCACCGGCCGCAGGCCACCCGACCTGTCCTCCCACCTGACCCCGGCACCGCCCCGACTGGTGTCGTGATGCACGCCCGGACCGCCGCGTTGGCCGCGACGACGGTGGCGGCGGGGTCCAGCGGGTACGTGGTCGCGGCGGTGCTGACCGACCTCGCCGCCGACCACGGGGTGTCCGCCGCCGCGGCGGGCACGACGATCACCGCGTTCGCCCTGGCGTACGCGGTCGGCTCGCCGCTGCTGGCGATCGCGACCACCCGCTTCGGCCGGCGCTCCGTGCTGGTGGCGGCGCTGCTGGTGGCGACGGTGGGCAACCTGGGCGCGGCGCTCGCACCGACGTTGGACCTGCTGCTGGTGGCCAGGGTGGTCACCGCGTGCGGCGCGGCGCTGGCGACGCCGGCGGCGACCGCCGTGGCGGCCCGGCTCAACCCGGGGCGGCAGGCGCGGGCGATGGCCGTGGTCACGGGCGGCCTCACGGCGGCCACGCTGCTGGGCGTGCCGGCCGGGCGGTTCGTGGCCGACCAGTTCGGCTACCGGGCGGCGTTCGTGCTGACGGCGCTGCTGTGCGCGGCGGCGGCGCTGGTGGTCCGCGCGGCGGTGCCCGCCGTGCCGCCGGGACCCGTCGTCGACGTGCGGCAGCGGTTGGCGCCGCTGGCCGACCGGCCGGTGCAGCGGCTGCTGGCGGTGTCGCTGCTGGCGTGCCTGGGCACGTTCAGCGTCTACGGCTACCTGGGTCCGGTGCTCGGCGGTTCGCCGTCGGGCGGGAACCTGCTGGCCTACGGGCTCGGCGGGGTGCTCGGCAACGCGGTCGGCGGCGTCGCGGCCGACCGGTGGGGGCCGCGTCCCCCGCTGCTGGTGGCGCTGGGCGGGTGCGCGGTGACGATGGCGCTGCTGCCCTGGGCGGTGTCCGGTCCCGGTGGCGCCGTGCTGCTGTTCGCCTGGGGCGCGTTGTTCTGGGCGTTCAACCCGCCGCTGTTCGCCGCGCTGGTGGCGCTGGACCCGGACCGGGCCAACCTGCTGCTGGCGTTGAACGCCTCGGCGATCTACGCGGGCATCGCGGGCTCCGGCGTGCTCGGCGGCGCGGTGGCCCCCGTGGTCCTGCCGCTGGTGGGCGCAGTGATCACGGCGGGCGCGGTGGTCCTCGCGGCCACGATCCGCAGGCCGGCGCCGGAGATCCCCGCGCCGCGCTCCCCCGCGGACGACGTGCCGGTGCGGCGGGAGGTGGTGGGCTGACCCGAGGACGGGCCGGCGGCGCGCGCAGCGCCGCCGGCCTCCCGGCGCGATCCGGGTCAGGTTGCACCGCATGGCCGGAAAGGTGCCTTCGGCGGAGTTGGAGGTCGGGGACCGCGTCGTGCGGGTCTCCAACCCGGATCGCGTCCACTTCCCGGCGCGCGGCGAGACCGCACGATCGCCTGCGCCTACTCGGTGCGGGGCGTGCCGGACGCGGACGAACCCGACCCGGACCTCGGACCTCGGCGAGGGTCACGCCGGTCGAGGCGGTGCCGGTTGAGACGGTGCCGGTTGAGACGAGGGGTGGGCAGCACCCTTCGACCGGACGGCTGACTCGGGGGGCCCGCTGCGGCATGCTGGGCCGGTGCTGTCCTTGGTCGACCCCGACCGGGTCGACCCGCCGGTGAGCGGCGGCGACCCGGTCGCCACGCTGGTCGTGCTGTCCGCCCTGGGTGCGGTGGTCGCGGTGGTGCTGTGGTGGTCGGAGCGGCGCGCGGCGCGGCGGCGGGCGGTGGTCGAGCGGCCGGTGGCCGAGGAGGTCGTGCTGGGGTTGGACGACCTGACCCGGGTGGCCGGCCTGCTGGTGCTGGTGCGGCTGCTGTCGGCGCAGGACGGCTCAGCGCAGGACGGCTCAGCGCAGGACGGCTCAGCGCAGGACGCGAGGTCTGCGACGGCCCAGGGCGATGCCGTTGGCGACGTGGCGGAGGGCCTCGCGGGCGGTCCACCCCTCGACCCCGTCGTGGGTGGAGGCGGCGGCCAGCAGCAGTGACGTGGCGGTCGCCTCGTCCAGCCAGCCCGCACCCACGAGTTCGCCCAGCCGGCACGCGGCGGTGAACACGACGTGCGCCCGCACGCCGGGGCGCGCCTCCTCGACGCGCCGCACCTCGCCGTCCACCACCGCGGCCCGGTAGGCGGCGACCCTCCGCCGGGGTGGGCGCCGCTGCGCGGGGATGTCGACGTGCTCGGGCTCGGGCGGGGTGAGCACGGCGACGAGCCAGTCGGGGGCGGGTGCGACGGGCAGGTCGCGCAGCACGCGGTAGCGGTGCGGTCCGACGCGGGACCCGGCGGCGACCACGTACCCGCCGACGCCGCGGGTGTCGACGTGCGGGGCGAGCCTGCCGACGCTGTTGCCCAGCGGCACGGCGGGAGCGCGGAAGTAGCGGTGCTCCCCGCCGCCGGCGGTGGCCACGGAGTAGGTGCCGCGCGGGTCGTCCTCGCCGTGCTGCCAGGCGCGGCGGGCGAACGCCTCGCGCCCGTGGGGCACGTCGAGGTCGACCACGAGCAGGCCGGCCGCACCGCAGGAGATGCCCACGTTGTAGGCGTGCCGGGACCACCAGCGGCGGATGCGGTCGCGGTCGAGGGTGGCCTCGCGGTCCCAGCCGCGCAGGGCGGGCACCTTGTCGTGCGGGCGCAGCGGCACGACGGGCCAGCCGCGTGCGGCGGCGGCCAGCGCGGCCCTGAGCCGCTCGGTCCCGGCCCGGTACCCGGACATGCGCGCCCCCTTCGCGTGGTGCCGGCGGGGGAAGCGCCGCGCACTCCAGTGTGCCCCGGTCGGGACTGCCGGTACAGGGCCACCAGGACGCCGTGCGAGGCCGGTTCGGCGGCGACCGGCCCAGGGGCGCGGACCGCGGGCCGGCGTGGGTGCGGTCGGGCGCGGACAGCGGGCGTTGCCGCTTCCACCGGCGCGCTGCTCTACTCCCCCGCGTGGACACCACGTCGATCGTCACCCTGACCCGGGCCCTGCTGGTCGAGCACTACGTCTCCCCGACGTCGCCGCCCGGCTGGACGCGCTGCCGGCCGACCGCCTGGCCTCGGGCGCGTACGACACCGCCGCCACGCCCGAGGAGCTGGGCCGGCTGGTGACCACCGACCTCCGGTCGGTCAACGGCGACCGGCACCTGCGGCTGAAGTTCCACGCCGAGCAGGTGCCCGAGGCCGACGGCGGCGCGAGCGAGCAGGAGACCCGGCGCATGTTCGCGGAGTCGATGGGCGGCGTGCCGCGCCTGCGGCGCCTGCCCGGCGGGGTGGCGCACCTGGAGCCGGCGCCGCTGCTGTTCCCCGCGCCGTGGGCGGCCGAGCGGATCGCGGCGGCGTTCACGCTGGTGTCGCCCGCCGAGGCGCTGGTGATCGACCTGCGGGAGAACGTGGGCGGTGCCCCGGAGACGGTGGCGCTGGTGTGCGGCTACCTGCTCGACGAGCCGACGCACCTCAACACGATGCACGACCGCGGCGGGCCGGGCCGGCAGTTCTGGAGCCCGGGGCACGTGGCCGGCACGCCGTTCGGCGGCACGAGGCCGGTCTGCGTGCTGACCTCCCGGCGGACGTTCTCCGGCGCGGAGGAGCTGGCCTACGACCTCCAGCAGTTGGGCCGGGCGGTGGTCGTGGGCGAGCGGACCGGCGGCGGCGCGCACCCGCGCCGGGGCTTCACCGTGCACCCGCACCTGGAGGCGACGATCCCGACGGGCCGGGCGGTGAACCCGGTGTCGGGTACCAACTGGGAGCTGGTCGGGGTGGCGCCGGACGTCGAGGTGCCGGCGGAGCAGGCCCTGGACCGGGCGCACCGCGAGGCGCTGCGGGAGCTGGGGCGGCGCGGCTCCACCGGTGGCGGAACGGACCGGTTCATCCCTTCAGGGACTGCACCGGTCCAACCGGCCGGATAACATCGGGGCGGGCACCGTGGAATGGCATCGGGGTTGTTCATGGACGACGACCGCCTCGTCGAGAGAATCGCGCGCAGGTTGCGCCTGTTCGACTCCAACGCGGACGGGGTGGTGCGCCGGCGGGACGTGCTGGCCGCCGCCGAGCGCGTGGTGCGCGGGTTCCGGGTGCCGACGGCGTCGATCGGGGCCGAACGCGTGCGCGCGGTCTACGAGATGCTGTCGCTGGCGCTGGTGGCCGAGTTCGGCGACGTGGCGCGCGACGAGGTCCGGTGCGAGCGGTTCGCCGTCGCGGTGGGCGCCGACCCGCTCAGGCGGGCCGAGCTGGGGCTGCGGATGGCGCGGGCGGACGCGGTGGCCGTGCGGGAGTGCCTGGCCGGCGTCGGCGGGGTGGCGAACGCGGAGCAGGTCGCCGAGGTGGTCGTGGCGCTGGGCGCGCACCCCGGCCACGCGCCGGTGATCCGGCGGGCGCTGGAGCGCGACGGGGCGCTGATCCCGCTCGCCGCCGTCGAACGCCCCTTCGCGGCCTACTTCGACGGAATGGGGTGCCCCGGGCTTTACGGCCCGCCGAGGTGAACCACCGCGAAATGTCACACGTCCGAGTGGATCATTTCGGAAATTTCCGGTAATCCGCCCCACTGGGGCTAAGGTCGCGGCCACGGCATCCCCACGATGCCGTTTCCGGGGGCATTCACCCCCACCCCTCCCGCTCGCCCCACCGGTCCCGGCACCACGCCGCCCGTCGGTCGAGCGCACCCCGCAACCCCCGGAGGACCGCCGTGGCCCGATCGACCGACCCCCGCCCCACCCTCGTGCTGCTGGTCGGCCTCGGCATCGGCGCGCTCACCGCCGGCACCCTCTCCCACCTGACCGCCGCGCACACCGAACCGTCGCCCGGCACACCCGCTTACGAGGCCGCCGTGACACCCCCCGACAAGCGCAACCTCGCCCAGCGCGGCACGACCCCCTGACCACCCGCACCGGGATGGCAGTATCCCGACCGTGACCGTCCCGGCCGTGCTGCGCACCCTCGCCCGACTCAGCGCCTCCGAACAGCCGCAACGGGCCCAACTCGACCTCACCAGGACCGCCGGCCTCGCCTGGCTCGGCGACGACCCCGCCGGGTGGACCGCGCTGACCTGCGACACCCCCACCCCCTGGACCGCCTCCCCCGAACAGCACCGCGCCACCCAACGCCTGGCCCAGTTCGACGCCCTGCACCACGAGGACCGCCTCCTGCGCCTCGGCTGGGCCTACCTCTGCGGCCCCGTCCGCGTCAACGGCCAACGCCGCCGCGTCTGCCTCCCCCTCGTCTCACGCCCCGTCCGACTGCACCACTCCGGCGGCCGCCGCCACACCCTCCACGCCGCCGGCGACACCACCCTCTTCCCCCTGCTCACCGACTGGACGCACGCCGCCCACCTCGAAACCACCCTCACCACCGACCACGGCTGGATCACCGCCGTCCTCGCCGCCGCCGGCTTCGACGCCGTCCCCGTCCTCGACGCCCGCCACCACCCCCACCGCTACACCACCGGCGACGAACCGGTCGTCGTCGCCGGCACCGGCCTGCACGCCGGCGAACCCGTCGTCAACACCGAACGCGGCACCGCCCTCACCACCTGGGCCCGCACCCCCGGCACCGAGCACACCGCCCTCGCCGCCCTCTACACCCCCCACGACGACGCACCCGTCACCCACGACACCACCGTCACCGGCGACACCACCGTCACCGGCCCCCTCCCCCTGAGCCCCGACCAGCGCGCCGCCGTCCTCACCGCACGCCACGCACCCATCACCGTCATCGGCGGCCCACCCGGCAGCGGCAAGACCCACACCCTCGCCGCCATCGCCCTCGACGCCGTCGCCACCGGCCGCTCCGTCCTGCTCGCCAGCCGCACCCGCAGCGCCGCCGACGCCCTCGCCACCGCCCTGCACCGCGCCGGCGGGCCCACCCCCGTCCTCTTCGGCGACTCCGAGCTCCGCCACGACACCGCCCGCGACCTCGCCGACGGACCCACCACGCCCAAGCGCGAAATCGCCGCCCTCGACCACGCCCGCCGCACCGCCGACGCCGCCGTCACCACCGCCGAACGCGCCATCGCCACCGCCCTGCGCGACGAGGAACTCGCCCACACCGCCGTGCGACGCGAAGCCCTCATGCCCGCCCACCGCCTCGTCGCACCCCGCGCCTTCGACCACGACGCCGACCACGACCGCCTCCACGCCCTGCTGCGCCCCCGCCACGGCTTCCTCGCCCGCCCGCGCACCGCACGAGCGCTGCGCACCGCACGACGCCTCACCGGCGCCGCCCCCGGCACCACCACCGCGGACCTCGCCGCCGCCGTCACCGCGGCCGAGCAGTCCGCGGCCCACGTCCGCGTCGCCACCGCCGGCGGCACCGACCTGCACGCCCTGCGCGACCTCCTCGCCGACGAGGACACCCGCGCCCACACCGCCACCGCCGCCTGGCTGCGCGCCCTCACCACCAGCCACCGGGGAGCCGGCCCACGGCGCGCCGTCGCCGCCCTCGCCACCGCCCTGCGCTCCGGCCGCGCCGCCCGCCGACGCGCCCTCGCCCTCATCGCACCCGACGACCTCGTCCGAGCCCTGCCCGTCTGGGTCGGCACCCTCGCCGACGTCGAGGACATCCTGCCCGCCGTGCCCGGCCTGTTCGACCTCGTCGTCCTCGACGAAGCCGGCCACGTCGACCAACCCCTCGCCGCACCCGCCCTCCTGCGCGCCCGGCGCGCCGTCATCGCCGGCGACCCCCGCCAACTGCGCCACGTCTCCTTCATCGGCGACCACGCCGTCCGCGACGCCCTCGCCGCCGAGGGCACCACCGCCCTCGGCGACCGCCTCGACGTGCCCAAGGTCAGCCTCTTCGACGCCGCCACCGCCACCGCGGACGCCCACTGGCTCACCGAGCACCACCGCTGCGCACCCCACCTCATCGGCTTCGCCGCCACCCGCTTCTACGAGGACCGCATCGCCCTGCTCACCACCCACCCCGCCCTCGCCGACGACGACCGCATCGACACCGAACTCGTCCCCGGCACCCGCGACGACAAGGGCGTCAACCACGTCGAGGTGGACGCCGTCCTCGCCCACGTCCGCCGCCGCACCGCCGCCGGCGCCCGATCCCTCGGCGTCGTCACCCCCTTCCGAGCCCAGGCCGACGCCCTCGAACGAGCACTCCTCGACCGCCTCACCCTCGACGAGATCACCACCGGCGGCATCCGCGTCGGCACCGTCCACGGCGTGCAGGGCGCCGAGTTCGACGAGGTGGTCATCAGCTTCACCCTCACCGACGACGACCGACCCCACGCCTGGCGCTTCGCCGGCGACCGCAACCTCCTGGCCGTCCTCACCACCCGCGCCCGCCACCGCGTCCACGCCATCACCTCGGCAACCCGCCCCGTCGGCCTCATCGCCGACTACCTCGCCCACGCAGACACCCCACCCCGGGCCCACCCCGGCACCACCACCGACGACGAGTGGACCGCCCGCCTCGCCGACGAGCTCACCGCCCTCGGCCTCACCACCCGCACCGGCCACCCCGTCGGCCGCCACCACGTCGACCTGGTCGTCGGCGAACGCGCCGACGCCGTCGCCCTCGACACCCGCCCCCACCCCGACGGGCCCACCGCCCACCTGGCCCGCTGGCGCGCACTGCACGGGGCGGGGTGGCGCGTCCACGACGCCTTCCCCAGCCGCTTCGCCCACGACCCCGCCCGCGCCGCCGTCACGCTGGCCCACGAACTCACCCCCGCCGCGCACCCCGCGCAGCGCTGACCCCCAGCCGACCCACCCCCAGCCGACCCACCTCCAGCCGAAACCGCCCCCGGGCGACACCCGCGGGCGTCACCGCCCCACGCCCTCGTCCCACCGCGCCCGCACCCACTCCACCCAGGACGCGGCCCCCGCCAGCACCGACAGGTGGCCCTCCTCCTCCGCCACCCACAGCTCCGCCCCCGCGCACCGGCGCGCCAACCACCGCGC
This region of Saccharothrix longispora genomic DNA includes:
- a CDS encoding ACP S-malonyltransferase — encoded protein: MQCLLFPGQGVQRKGMGAELFSRHPEATALADDVLGYSIEELCLRDPERRLRDTRYAQPAVFFVNALLGVERAAGHPAPDFLAGHSLGEYNALVAAGVLDLADGLRLVRRRAELMSGITGGGMSAVQGVPAAFVRRALAETGLTKVFVANFNADTQTTIAGDRAELAVAGKAIAALPGSRVVPINVSGPFHTPLMAPAEAEFRTVLADFTFRPAATPVVSSVTGGLFDGPDLLARQLSAPVEWVAAVKTLRAAGVTGFDEVHGQTLTSLVNKIH
- a CDS encoding MFS transporter; its protein translation is MHARTAALAATTVAAGSSGYVVAAVLTDLAADHGVSAAAAGTTITAFALAYAVGSPLLAIATTRFGRRSVLVAALLVATVGNLGAALAPTLDLLLVARVVTACGAALATPAATAVAARLNPGRQARAMAVVTGGLTAATLLGVPAGRFVADQFGYRAAFVLTALLCAAAALVVRAAVPAVPPGPVVDVRQRLAPLADRPVQRLLAVSLLACLGTFSVYGYLGPVLGGSPSGGNLLAYGLGGVLGNAVGGVAADRWGPRPPLLVALGGCAVTMALLPWAVSGPGGAVLLFAWGALFWAFNPPLFAALVALDPDRANLLLALNASAIYAGIAGSGVLGGAVAPVVLPLVGAVITAGAVVLAATIRRPAPEIPAPRSPADDVPVRREVVG
- a CDS encoding bifunctional DNA primase/polymerase, whose amino-acid sequence is MSGYRAGTERLRAALAAAARGWPVVPLRPHDKVPALRGWDREATLDRDRIRRWWSRHAYNVGISCGAAGLLVVDLDVPHGREAFARRAWQHGEDDPRGTYSVATAGGGEHRYFRAPAVPLGNSVGRLAPHVDTRGVGGYVVAAGSRVGPHRYRVLRDLPVAPAPDWLVAVLTPPEPEHVDIPAQRRPPRRRVAAYRAAVVDGEVRRVEEARPGVRAHVVFTAACRLGELVGAGWLDEATATSLLLAAASTHDGVEGWTAREALRHVANGIALGRRRPRVLR
- a CDS encoding S41 family peptidase, producing MTTDLRSVNGDRHLRLKFHAEQVPEADGGASEQETRRMFAESMGGVPRLRRLPGGVAHLEPAPLLFPAPWAAERIAAAFTLVSPAEALVIDLRENVGGAPETVALVCGYLLDEPTHLNTMHDRGGPGRQFWSPGHVAGTPFGGTRPVCVLTSRRTFSGAEELAYDLQQLGRAVVVGERTGGGAHPRRGFTVHPHLEATIPTGRAVNPVSGTNWELVGVAPDVEVPAEQALDRAHREALRELGRRGSTGGGTDRFIPSGTAPVQPAG
- a CDS encoding AAA domain-containing protein, whose amino-acid sequence is MTVPAVLRTLARLSASEQPQRAQLDLTRTAGLAWLGDDPAGWTALTCDTPTPWTASPEQHRATQRLAQFDALHHEDRLLRLGWAYLCGPVRVNGQRRRVCLPLVSRPVRLHHSGGRRHTLHAAGDTTLFPLLTDWTHAAHLETTLTTDHGWITAVLAAAGFDAVPVLDARHHPHRYTTGDEPVVVAGTGLHAGEPVVNTERGTALTTWARTPGTEHTALAALYTPHDDAPVTHDTTVTGDTTVTGPLPLSPDQRAAVLTARHAPITVIGGPPGSGKTHTLAAIALDAVATGRSVLLASRTRSAADALATALHRAGGPTPVLFGDSELRHDTARDLADGPTTPKREIAALDHARRTADAAVTTAERAIATALRDEELAHTAVRREALMPAHRLVAPRAFDHDADHDRLHALLRPRHGFLARPRTARALRTARRLTGAAPGTTTADLAAAVTAAEQSAAHVRVATAGGTDLHALRDLLADEDTRAHTATAAWLRALTTSHRGAGPRRAVAALATALRSGRAARRRALALIAPDDLVRALPVWVGTLADVEDILPAVPGLFDLVVLDEAGHVDQPLAAPALLRARRAVIAGDPRQLRHVSFIGDHAVRDALAAEGTTALGDRLDVPKVSLFDAATATADAHWLTEHHRCAPHLIGFAATRFYEDRIALLTTHPALADDDRIDTELVPGTRDDKGVNHVEVDAVLAHVRRRTAAGARSLGVVTPFRAQADALERALLDRLTLDEITTGGIRVGTVHGVQGAEFDEVVISFTLTDDDRPHAWRFAGDRNLLAVLTTRARHRVHAITSATRPVGLIADYLAHADTPPRAHPGTTTDDEWTARLADELTALGLTTRTGHPVGRHHVDLVVGERADAVALDTRPHPDGPTAHLARWRALHGAGWRVHDAFPSRFAHDPARAAVTLAHELTPAAHPAQR